Proteins from a single region of Trypanosoma brucei brucei TREU927 chromosome 7, complete sequence:
- a CDS encoding receptor-type adenylate cyclase GRESAG 4, putative (number of repeated genes in array uncertain, region may contain misassembly; similar to GB:CAD21877.1: ESAG4 {Trypanosoma brucei}) — protein sequence MPHRAVWGPRGVPCGTVVQLFLLAVILQVMQAPMVLSWNWRGSVTVEVFSPPPESVVSNGTVKALNTGVLASFHARGNITGTGVTVSFSAPATSEQNVNEALEQKLKGFSDAEKILVVLGPLGDKTVLESLDLLTKNEVIGFAPYTGSGAVRGWRPNLYFISVDPLAETLALLRYALAHLRVRRLGFMYLKGVSFGDTEYQLVVQAMARMGYGLCGTFALKSSTEASASSEDFQREWDQFAATNPQAVILYVYPVDDGKKALLKFLEDKRTSGACILSPFALQYFVVETLNATYGRGGGYSHGEVITTGTNPLAKDNEYQAIQRFQKEMKAYLASHSGASLYGRSDRHLTDDDDDGELMVYGWIIGEMLSRALSSREWLKNRSTFKKSLYNQRRYVIDDLVYGDYGGDCPDNVAALGASCQCNQGGKAVYMKRLVEGFRLESVKSGFMALGTSRCDTDGSRLHAPLAAVATFMDNSQLSLNAAEEWHGGASLLVGTGDLGDYDRFFLHRINTSSGTIWKRLKREEEEKLVTAVMGVTDEALLSTSTFVVVDPVLLVPRLRTPNKRVIYLSATLEQQLFVIAKYLGEKGSIGVHSVISSSESNRIEKVVNMSLVRFYQEPQSLVILNATVSVTGYLPREGDVFVIGLKQDDVEVIAKHLSANPKLFVYVPFTEVALYYQTFVRVFRDKGPGSSSSNRLLFATNLPHWADGNPSSDTVKKFHNAMKDKSKWTPLSLMGFAAGNLLRTVLPQLKKVDADTLSNLFFSETYLRADDMRYGPYGTEGCGKVEVGLWNDCVTNYGATGIAVWSMARALDPSVPPIAEPISQLLQYEDRDAGRLTGARLIGVCVGAVLFFLLLVVVIVVVLCRYFADARDNANAPKEPTDPVTLIFTDIESSTAQWAAHPEMMPDAVATHHRLIRALIMHYRCYEVKTVGDSFMIACRSPSAAVRLACDLQHNFLHHNWGTAALDESYREFELQRAEEEEGYTPPTAHLDREVYGRLWRGLRVRVGIHTGLCDIRYDEVTKGYDYYGRTANMAARTESVANGGQVLMTRATYMSLSVVEREQFDVTALGPVTLRGVPNPVEMYQLNPIPGRTFAALRLDRDGPGLDDECSSPSLSEVSSLCAGLTDSARQVAISLDSLLGVFAPAQRQNLLLPLCERWRVSLLRKNSGWSEAYCRDTVHRIAAKVGHITDHKGKRTSMDLSTTSDSVCVLQPSLAGIANLRSPLLSRSNYPGDNGDLASVGIVASSDASEALSRRSTVEVTSMKGDL from the coding sequence ATGCCTCACAGAGCAGTTTGGGGACCTCGTGGCGTCCCGTGTGGCACTGTGGTGCAactgtttctgcttgcggTGATACTGCAGGTTATGCAAGCACCCATGGTATTGTCGTGGAATTGGAGGGGGAGTGTAACTGTGGAGGTGTTTTCGCCCCCGCCTGAAAGTGTTGTATCCAACGGCACCGTAAAGGCTCTTAATACTGGTGTGCTTGCTTCATTTCACGCCCGTGGGAATATAACGGGAACCGGAGTGACTGTTAGTTTCTCTGCGCCTGCCACTTCCGAGCAAAATGTCAATGAGGCATtagaacaaaaattaaaaggatTCAGTGACGCTGAGAAGATTCTTGTTGTGTTGGGACCCCTTGGTGACAAAACTGTTTTGGAATCACTCGATTTACTGACGAAAAATGAGGTTATCGGTTTCGCTCCGTACACAGGCTCTGGTGCGGTTAGAGGGTGGCGGCCCAACTTGTACTTTATCTCGGTGGATCCACTCGCTGAGACATTAGCCCTCCTGCGTTATGCCCTTGCCCATCTGCGTGTACGGCGTCTGGGatttatgtatttaaaaGGCGTATCATTCGGTGACACTGAGTACCAACTTGTGGTTCAGGCGATGGCTAGGATGGGCTATGGGCTTTGTGGCACATTCGCTCTGAAAAGCTCGACGGAAGCATCTGCAAGCAGCGAAGATTTTCAAAGGGAGTGGGATCAGTTTGCGGCAACGAATCCGCAGGCTGTTATACTGTACGTGTATCCCGTAGATGACGGTAAAAAGGCTCTACTGAAATTTCTAGAGGACAAGCGTACATCTGGTGCGTGTatactttctccctttgcgCTACAGTATTTTGTTGTCGAAACCTTAAATGCTACATATGGTCGGGGTGGTGGATATTCTCATGGGGAAGTGATCACCACGGGAACGAACCCACTCGCCAAGGATAATGAGTATCAAGCGATCCAACGTTTTCAGAAGGAGATGAAAGCGTACCTTGCTTCTCATTCCGGAGCATCACTTTATGGTAGGTCTGATCGTCATCTgacggatgatgatgatgatggtgagctGATGGTGTATGGGTGGATTATCGGTGAAATGCTGTCGCGGGCGCTGAGCTCCCGTGAGTGGCTGAAGAACCGTTCAACGTTCAAAAAGTCTCTGTACAATCAACGGCGTTACGTAATTGATGATCTTGTGTATGGAGATTATGGTGGTGATTGCCCCGATAATGTCGCTGCACTAGGTGCTTCGTGTCAATGTAACCAGGGTGGTAAGGCAGTATACATGAAAAGGCTCGTGGAGGGCTTTCGGCTGGAGAGTGTAAAGAGTGGTTTCATGGCGTTGGGAACATCTCGATGCGATACGGACGGGTCCCGGCTTCATGCCCCGCTGGCAGCTGTTGCCACGTTTATGGATAACAGTCAATTGTCACTGAACGCGGCCGAGGAGTGGCATGGAGGTGCGAGTCTCCTTGTGGGCACTGGGGATCTCGGAGATTACGATAGATTCTTCTTGCACAGGATCAACACAAGCTCAGGCACCATTTGGAAGCGTTTAAaacgtgaggaggaggaaaagcttGTGACCGCTGTCATGGGCGTTACGGATGAAGCGTTACTGAGCACATCGaccttcgttgttgttgatccGGTGCTTCTTGTTCCTCGCCTCCGAACACCTAACAAACGTGTGATATACCTCTCTGCCACACTGGAGCAGCAACTGTTTGTGATCGCCAAGTATTTGGGAGAGAAGGGCTCAATAGGGGTGCACTCTGTCATCAGCAGCTCCGAATCAAATAGAATTGAAAAGGTGGTTAATATGTCGCTGGTTCGGTTTTATCAGGAACCTCAGTCTTTGGTAATACTGAATGCGACAGTCTCTGTCACAGGCTATCTTCCCCGCGAGGGTGACGTGTTTGTCATAGGCCTCAAACAGGACGACGTCGAGGTGATTGCGAAGCACCTCAGCGCCAACCCCAAGCTATTCGTTTACGTCCCTTTTACTGAGGTGGCATTATACTACCAGACGTTTGTCCGTGTGTTTAGGGATAAGGGTCCTGGAAGCTCGAGTAGTAACCGTTTGCTGTTCGCGACAAACCTTCCACACTGGGCTGATGGGAACCCGTCGTCGGATACTGTGAAAAAGTTTCACAATGCTATGAAGGATAAGTCGAAGTGGACACCACTGTCGTTAATGGGGTTTGCTGCCGGAAACTTGCTGCGGACGGTTCTCCCGCAATTAAAGAAGGTGGACGCAGATACTCTGTcgaatctctttttttcggagACTTATTTGCGAGCTGATGACATGCGCTACGGCCCGTATGGCACAGAGGGATGCGGCAAGGTGGAGGTGGGTCTGTGGAATGACTGCGTGACAAACTACGGTGCGACAGGTATTGCTGTGTGGTCAATGGCACGTGCACTGGATCCGTCGGTCCCACCGATTGCCGAACCAATCTCTCAACTGCTGCAGTATGAGGACCGTGACGCTGGGAGACTGACGGGGGCACGGTtgattggtgtttgtgtgggcgccgttttgttttttttgcttctagtaGTGGTGATCGTTGTCGTATTGTGTCGGTATTTTGCGGATGCGCGTGATAACGCAAATGCACCGAAGGAACCAACGGATCCCGTGACGCTCATCTTCACAGATATCGAAAGCAGTACTGCACAGTGGGCGGCGCACCCAGAGATGATGCCGGACGCTGTAGCGACACATCATCGGCTAATTCGTGCGTTGATTATGCACTACAGGTGCTACGAGGTGAAGACTGTCGGGGACTCCTTCATGATTGCGTGCCGGAGCCCCTCTGCGGCTGTGCGTCTAGCTTGTGACTTGCAGCATAACTTTTTGCACCACAATTGGGGGACAGCTGCGTTGGATGAGTCATACCGTGAGTTTGAACTGCAGCGCgccgaggaagaggaagggtacACTCCGCCGACGGCACATCTGGACCGTGAGGTGTACGGCCGACTATGGCGTGGcctgcgtgtgcgtgttggGATCCACACTGGACTGTGCGACATCCGGTACGATGAGgtgacgaagggatatgactactatggACGGACAGCGAATATGGCAGCAAGGACAGAGAGTGTTGCGAACGGCGGGCAAGTGCTGATGACACGTGCGACCTACATGTCGCTGAGTGTGGTAGAGCGTGAGCAGTTTGATGTAACTGCACTGGGCCCTGTAACGTTACGCGGTGTTCCCAATCCTGTGGAGATGTACCAGCTGAACCCAATTCCCGGTCGCACTTTTGCTGCACTGAGGCTGGACCGCGATGGCCCTGGATTGGACGATGAGTGTTCGAGCCCCTCGTTGAGTGAGGTGAGTTCGCTTTGTGCTGGGTTAACTGATTCTGCCAGGCAGGTTGCCATATCTCTGGATTCGCTGCTCGGTGTGTTCGCACCAGCCCAGCGGCAGAATCTGCTGTTACCTCTGTGCGAACGGTGGCGTGTGTCATTGTTGCGCAAGAACAGCGGATGGTCTGAGGCCTACTGCCGGGACACGGTTCACCGTATAGCGGCGAAAGTTGGCCACATAACAGACCATAAGGGGAAACGTACCTCCATGGACTTGTCAACTACTTCTgacagtgtgtgtgtgctccaACCTTCGTTGGCTGGAATTGCAAATTTGCGTTCGCCTTTGCTATCAAGATCCAATTACCCTGGCGATAACGGTGATTTGGCGTCGGTTGGTATTGTAGCAAGCTCCGATGCGTCTGAGGCCCTGTCACGACGGAGCACAGTAGAGGTTACGTCGATGAAGGGTGACCTCTAG
- a CDS encoding receptor-type adenylate cyclase GRESAG 4, putative (Number of repeated genes in array uncertain, region may contain misassembly.): protein MPHRAVWGPRGYPCGTVVQLFLLAVILQVMQAPMVLSWNWRGSVTVEVFSLLHKSVVSNGTVKALNTGVLASFHARGNITGTGVTVSFSAPATSEQNVNEALEQKLKGFSDLKKILVVLGPLGDKTVLESLDLLTKNEVIGFAPYTGSGAVRGWRPNLYFISVDPLAETLALLRYALAHLRVRRLGFMYLKGVFFGDTEYQLVVQAMARMGYGLCGTFALKSSTEASASSEGFQREWDQFAATNPQAVILYVYPVDDGKKALLKFLEDKRTSGACILSPFALQYFVVETLNATYGRGGGYSHGEVITTGTNPLAKDNEYQAIQRFQKEMKAYLASHSGASLYGRSDRHLTDDDDGELMVYGWIIGEMLSRALSSREWLKNRSTFKKSLYNQRRYVIDDLVYGDYGGDCPDNVAALGASCQCNQGGKAVYMKRLVEGFRLESVKSGFMALGTSRCDTDGSRLHAPLAAVATFMDNSQLSLNAAEEWHGGASLLVGTGDLGDYDRFFLHRINTSSGTIWKRLKREEEEKLVTAVMGVTDEALLSTSTFVVVDPVLLVPRLRTPNKRVIYLSATLEQQLFVIAKYLGEKGSIGVHSVISSSESYYINRFLHLVLQRFEGGLNSSVRLTTSVSVTGYLPREGDVFVIGLKQDDVEVIAKHLSANPKLFVYVPFTEVALYYQTFVRVFRDKGPGSSSSNRLLFATNLPHWADANPSSDTVKKFHNAMKDKSKWTPLSLMGFAAGNLLRTVLPQLKKVDADTLSNLFFSETYLRADDMRYGPYGTEGCGKVEVGLWNDCVTNYGATGIAVWSMARALDPSVPPIAEPISQLLQYEDRDAGRLTGARLIGVCVGAVLFFLLLVVVIVVVLCRYFADARDNANAPKEPTDPVTLIFTDIESSTAQWAAHPEMMPDAVATHHRLIRALIMHYRCYEVKTVGDSFMIACRSPSAAVRLACDLQHNFLHHNWGTAALDESYREFELQRAEEEEGYTPPTAHLDREVYGRLWRGLRVRVGIHTGLCDIRYDEVTKGYDYYGRTANMAARTESVANGGQVLMTRATYMSLSVVEREQFDVTALGPVTLRGVPNPVEMYQLNPIPGRTFAALRLDRDGPGLDDEGSSPSLSEVSSLCAGLTDSARQVAISLNSLLGVFAPAQRQNLLLPLCERWRVSLLRKNSGWSEAYCREVVYRIAVRVGRVADFRVGHNSLNSSTILMGGVQPSLLGIEVLRSPLLSRSSHPGDNGDLTSVGIVASSDASEALSRRSTVEATVLKGDL from the coding sequence ATGCCTCACAGAGCAGTTTGGGGACCTCGTGGCTACCCGTGTGGCACTGTGGTGCAactgtttctgcttgcggTGATACTGCAGGTTATGCAAGCACCCATGGTATTGTCGTGGAATTGGAGGGGGAGTGTAACTGTGGAGGTGTTTTCGCTTCTACATAAAAGTGTTGTATCCAACGGCACCGTAAAGGCTCTTAATACTGGTGTGCTTGCTTCATTTCACGCCCGTGGGAATATAACGGGAACCGGAGTGACTGTTAGTTTCTCTGCGCCTGCCACTTCCGAGCAAAATGTCAATGAAGCATtagaacaaaaattaaaaggatTCAGTGACCTGAAGAAGATTCTTGTTGTGTTGGGACCCCTTGGTGACAAAACTGTTTTGGAATCACTCGATTTACTGACGAAAAATGAGGTTATCGGTTTCGCTCCGTACACAGGCTCTGGTGCGGTTAGAGGGTGGCGGCCCAACTTGTACTTTATCTCGGTGGATCCACTCGCTGAGACATTAGCCCTCCTGCGTTATGCCCTTGCCCATCTGCGTGTACGGCGTCTGGGatttatgtatttaaaaGGCGTATTTTTCGGTGACACTGAGTACCAACTTGTGGTTCAGGCGATGGCTAGGATGGGCTATGGGCTTTGTGGCACATTCGCTCTGAAAAGCTCGACGGAAGCATCTGCAAGCAGCGAAGGTTTTCAAAGGGAGTGGGATCAGTTTGCGGCAACGAATCCGCAGGCTGTTATACTGTACGTGTATCCCGTAGATGACGGTAAAAAGGCTCTACTGAAATTTCTAGAGGACAAGCGTACATCTGGTGCGTGTatactttctccctttgcgCTACAGTATTTTGTTGTCGAAACCTTAAATGCTACATATGGTCGGGGTGGTGGATATTCTCATGGGGAAGTGATCACCACGGGAACGAACCCACTCGCCAAGGATAATGAGTATCAAGCGATCCAACGCTTTCAGAAGGAGATGAAAGCGTACCTTGCTTCTCATTCCGGAGCATCACTTTATGGTAGGTCTGATCGTCATCTgacggatgatgatgatggtgagctGATGGTGTATGGGTGGATTATCGGTGAAATGCTGTCGCGGGCGCTGAGCTCCCGTGAGTGGCTGAAGAACCGTTCAACGTTCAAAAAGTCTCTGTACAATCAACGGCGTTACGTAATTGATGATCTTGTGTATGGAGATTATGGTGGTGATTGCCCCGATAATGTCGCTGCACTAGGTGCTTCGTGTCAATGTAACCAGGGTGGTAAGGCAGTATACATGAAAAGGCTCGTGGAGGGCTTTCGGCTGGAGAGTGTAAAGAGTGGTTTCATGGCGTTGGGAACATCTCGATGCGATACGGACGGGTCCCGGCTTCATGCCCCGCTGGCAGCTGTTGCCACGTTTATGGATAACAGTCAATTGTCACTGAACGCGGCCGAGGAGTGGCATGGAGGTGCGAGTCTCCTTGTGGGCACTGGGGATCTCGGAGATTACGATAGATTCTTCTTGCACAGGATCAACACAAGCTCAGGCACCATTTGGAAGCGTTTAAaacgtgaggaggaggaaaagcttGTGACCGCTGTCATGGGCGTTACGGATGAAGCGTTACTGAGCACATCGaccttcgttgttgttgatccGGTGCTTCTTGTTCCTCGCCTCCGAACACCTAACAAACGTGTGATATACCTCTCTGCCACACTGGAGCAGCAACTGTTTGTGATCGCCAAGTATTTGGGAGAGAAGGGCTCAATAGGGGTGCACTCTGTCATCAGCAGCTCCGAGTCATATTATATTAATCGATTTTTACATTTGGTGTTGCAGCGGTTTGAAGGAGGTCTCAATAGTTCTGTGAGACTGACAACCAGCGTCTCTGTCACAGGCTATCTTCCCCGCGAGGGTGACGTGTTTGTCATAGGCCTCAAACAGGACGACGTCGAGGTGATTGCGAAGCACCTCAGCGCCAACCCCAAGCTATTCGTTTACGTCCCTTTTACTGAGGTGGCATTATACTACCAGACGTTTGTCCGTGTGTTTAGGGATAAGGGTCCTGGAAGCTCGAGTAGTAACCGTTTGCTGTTCGCGACAAACCTTCCACACTGGGCTGATGCGAACCCGTCGTCGGATACTGTGAAAAAGTTTCACAATGCTATGAAGGATAAGTCGAAGTGGACACCACTGTCGTTAATGGGGTTTGCTGCCGGAAACTTGCTGCGGACGGTTCTCCCGCAATTAAAGAAGGTGGACGCAGATACTCTGTcgaatctctttttttcggagACTTATTTGCGAGCTGATGACATGCGCTACGGCCCGTATGGCACAGAGGGATGCGGCAAGGTGGAGGTGGGTCTGTGGAATGACTGCGTGACAAACTACGGTGCGACAGGTATTGCTGTGTGGTCAATGGCACGTGCACTGGATCCGTCGGTCCCACCGATTGCCGAACCAATCTCTCAACTGCTGCAGTATGAGGACCGTGACGCTGGGAGACTGACGGGGGCACGGTtgattggtgtttgtgtgggcgccgttttgttttttttgcttctagtaGTGGTGATCGTTGTCGTATTGTGTCGGTATTTTGCGGATGCGCGTGATAACGCAAATGCACCGAAGGAACCAACGGATCCCGTGACGCTCATCTTCACAGATATCGAAAGCAGTACTGCACAGTGGGCGGCGCACCCAGAGATGATGCCGGACGCTGTAGCGACACATCATCGGCTAATTCGTGCGTTGATTATGCACTACAGGTGCTACGAGGTGAAGACTGTCGGGGACTCCTTCATGATTGCGTGCCGGAGCCCCTCTGCGGCTGTGCGTCTAGCTTGTGACTTGCAGCATAACTTTTTGCACCACAATTGGGGGACAGCTGCGTTGGATGAGTCATACCGTGAGTTTGAACTGCAGCGCgccgaggaagaggaagggtacACTCCGCCGACGGCACATCTGGACCGTGAGGTGTACGGCCGACTATGGCGTGGcctgcgtgtgcgtgttggGATCCACACTGGACTGTGCGACATCCGGTACGATGAGgtgacgaagggatatgactactatggACGGACAGCGAATATGGCAGCAAGGACAGAGAGTGTTGCGAACGGCGGGCAAGTGCTGATGACACGTGCGACCTACATGTCGCTGAGTGTGGTAGAGCGTGAGCAGTTTGATGTAACTGCACTGGGCCCTGTAACGTTACGCGGTGTTCCCAATCCTGTGGAGATGTACCAGCTGAACCCAATTCCCGGTCGCACTTTTGCTGCACTGAGGCTGGACCGCGATGGCCCTGGATTGGACGATGAGGGTTCGAGCCCCTCGTTGAGTGAGGTGAGTTCGCTTTGTGCTGGGTTAACTGATTCTGCCAGGCAGGTTGCCATATCTCTGAATTCGCTGCTCGGTGTGTTCGCACCAGCCCAGCGGCAGAATCTGCTGTTACCTCTGTGCGAACGGTGGCGTGTGTCATTGTTGCGCAAGAACAGCGGATGGTCTGAGGCCTACTGCCGGGAAGTGGTTTACCGTATAGCGGTAAGGGTTGGGCGCGTGGCGGACTTTCGTGTGGGACATAACTCCCTTAATTCTTCGACTATTTTAATGGGTGGGGTCCAACCTTCGTTGCTTGGTATTGAAGTTTTGCGTTCGCCTTTGCTATCAAGATCCAGCCATCCTGGCGATAACGGTGATTTGACGTCGGTTGGTATTGTAGCAAGCTCCGATGCGTCTGAGGCCCTGTCACGGCGGAGCACAGTAGAGGCTACGGTGCTGAAGGGTGACCTCTAG